The genomic window CCGGCGCCGGGGAAGGACGTCTCCCGCCAGTGCGGCCGGCGCTGCCAGGCGACCCTTGGGAGGGCGACCAGCTCACCGGTCGGCTGGAGGCGGGTCCAGTCGAGGCCGACGCCATGGGTGTGCGCGGCGGCGAGGGCGGCGAGCAGGGTGTCCGGTTCGGACCGGTCGCGCCGCAGTGAGGAGCCGACGAAGGCGTCCTCGATGCCCTCCTCGGCCAGCGTCTCGCCGATCGAGTGGGCCACCACGGGGTGTGCCGAGATCTCCAGGAAGGCGCGGTGGCCGTCCTCCGCGGCGGCCCTGGTCGCCGCCGCCAGCCGGACGGTGTTGCGCAGGTTGGCCGCCCAGTAGGCGCCGTCGGCGGCGGGAGTGGTGCGCGGGTCGGGGTGCGCGGTCGAGTACATCGGAATCCGCGGCTCACCCGGCCTCAAGTCGGCGGCTGCCGCCGCGAGTTCATCGAGGAGCGGGTCCATCTGGGGGCTGTGGAAGGCGACGTCCGACGCCACCCGGCGCACTTGCAGGCCCTCGGCCTGCCACGCCTCGACGAGGGCCTCCACGCCGGCGATGTCGCCCGAGATCACCGTGGAGTTCGGCGACGCCGCGATGGCGGCCACCACATCGGTGCGGCCCGCGAGCCGCTCGGTGGCCTCCTCGACGGAGACGGAGGCCATCGCCATCGCGCCTCGGCCGGCCACCCGGCGCAGCAGCTTCGACCGGCGGCAGATCAACCGGGCGCCGTCCGCGCGGGAGAGCAGGCCGCAGGTCACGGCCGCGGCTATCTCGCCGACGGAGTGGCCTATCACGGCCTCGGGCTCGACTCCGTACGCCCGCCAGACCTCGGCGAGACCCATCTGGACCGCGAAGATCATGGTCTGGACGCGGTCCACGGTCTCGAAGTCGCCGTCCAGCAGGACCTGTCGGGGAGAGAAGCCGATCTCTTCCAGGAAGACCGGCTCCAGTTCGTCGATGACCGAAGCGAACACGGGTTCCGACGCCAGCAGTTCGCGGCCCATGCCCGCCCACTGCGAGCCGTGTCCCGAGAACACCCACACCAGGCCCTTGCCCGGGTTCGCCGGGGCCGAGCCGACGACCGCCTCGCGCGACTCGTCGCCGTCGGCGATCGTCCGCAGCCCGGCCGCCAGTTCCTCCCGGTCGCGCGCGACAATCGCGGCCCGGGCGTCCAGGTGCGAGCGGCGCAGCGCCAGGGTGCGTCCGAGGGAGTCCAGGCCGGTCTCCCGGCCCTCGTCGGTCAGCCATCGGGCGAGTTCGCCGGCGTAACCGCGCAGGGCGGCCGGCGACTTCCCGGACAGCGGGAACAGCCGTGGGCCCGCCACCGGTCGCGGCGTCGGCGCGGGGACGGTGGGGTCGGGCGCCTGCTCCAGGATGACGTGCGCGATGGTGCCGCCGTAGCCGAAGCCGGAGACACCGGCGCGGCGCGGCCGGCCGCGGTCGGGCCACGGGGTGCGCTCGGTGACGACGCGCAGCCCGCCCGAGTCCCAGTCGATGGCCGGGTTGCCCCGGGTGTGGTTGAGGCTCGGCGGGATCTCGCCATGGGCGAGGGCGAGCGTGGCCTTGAGCAGACTGGCGACGCCGGCACCCGCCTCCAGGTGGCCCACGTTCGGCTTGACCGAGCCGATCAGGACCGGTTCACCGGGGGGCCGTCCCTTGCCGTACACGGCACCGAGCGCGCCCGCTTCGAGGGGGTCGCCGAGCCGGGTGCCGGTGCCGTGGGCCTCGATGTAGTCGACCGATGCGGCGGTCACGCCCGTGCGACGCAGGGTCTCCTCCAGCAGCCGCCGCTGGGCCGCCCCGCTGGGAGCCATGATGCCGTTGGTCCGGCCGTCCTGGCTGACGTGGCTGCCCCGGACGACGGCGAGCACCCGGTCGCCGTCGCGCTGGGCGTCGGCCAGTCGCTTGAGCACGAGGACCGCGCCGCCCTCGCCACGCCCGTAGCCGTTGGCCGAGGCGTCGAAGGGCTTGCAGCGGCCGTCGGGTGCGGTGGCGCCCGCGGACTCCAGGGTCGCGGACAGGCCTGGCGAGATGATCAGGTTGACGCCGCCGACGAGAGCGACCCCGCTCTCCCGGGCACGCAGGCTCTGGCAGGCCAGATGGGTGGCGACCAGCGACGCGGAGCACGCCGTGTCGACGGCCATGCTCGGGCCGTGCAGATCGAGGGCGTACGAGATCCGGTTCGCCGCCGCGCACATGGCGCTGCCGATGCCGGTCCAGGCCTCGATGCTCGGCAGGTCCTCCAGCAGCCGTCGCCCGTAGTCGTCCGAACCGATGCCGACGAAGACGCCGGTGTCCCCGCCGGCGAGGCTCTGCGGCGGGATGCCCGCGTCCTCCAGCGCCTCCCACACCACTTCGAGGAGCAGTCGCTGCTGCGGGTCCATCAGCTCCGCCTCGCGGGGAGTGAGGCCGAAGAAGGCGGAGTCGAAGCCCTCGATGTCCTTGATGAAGCCACCCGGTACATCGGCGCGACGGACCACGGCGCTGTGCTCCGGGCCCAGGTCCCGGTAGATGTGCCAGCGGTCCTGGGGCATGTCGCCGATGCCGTCACGTCCGGACAGCAGCATGTCCCAGAACTCGCCGGGGGAGTCGGCGTCGCCCGCCAGGCGGCAGCCGGCCCCGATCACGGCTATCGGTTCGGGCGGGGTCATCGATGAGGTACTGGTCGCCGCCCCGGCCACGGCCGCGGACTCGTCTCGAATGGACACGACTTCGGTCTCCTTAGCCTTGTTCAACTGCGCCACGGGGCGGTGTCCCGGATCCGTACGACCGCGCTCGACAGGGTGACGCCCGGCCCGACGCCGAGCATCAACAGGTGGTCACCGGGACCGAGTTCACCGTTGAGCAACAGGTGGTCGAGCGACACGATCTGGTCGCTCGCGCCGAGATGACCGACCGTGCGGCCGAATTCCCAGGTGGACTTCTCCATGGGCAGGCCGAGCGCGGCCATGCAACGCTGCTCGACGATCTCCCGGGAGTAGTTCATGTACGCGACCCGGGTGACGTCGGCCATCCCGATGCCCGCTTCGGCCAGCGTCCGCTCGACCAGCGCCAGCGTCATCCCGTGGACCTTGACCAGTGCTCCGGTGCCGGTTCCCTCGGCGAGGGCGGCCTGCTTGAACTCGGCGTTTCGGGCCCGGAAGTCCAGGGGGCGTCCGACGGTCGGGCCGGGCGGGAACAGCGGCTCGGCCCCACGGTGCATCTGCTCGGCCGCGGACACGGCGACCGAACCCACCGCGAGCAGCTGGGCGAAGGACGGTTCGGTGGTGAGGAGGACCGCGCTGGCGGCGTCGCCGGCCACGTAGCCCGGGCCCATGCTCCAGCGGTTCATCATCGGGGTGCCGAAGTTGTCGGACGCGACGAGCAGCGCCGTCGTCGCCGGCTCGCCGTCCGCCGCCGCGGGCCGGCCCCGTAGATAGCCGGCGGCCAGTTGCAGCGCGGCGAACATACCGTTGCAGCCCTGCCGTACCTCGACCGAGAGCACGTCGTCGCCGACCAGGTGCCGTTGCAGGTAGTACTGCGGCTGCCAGCCGTCGGGTCCCTGGTGCCAGGAGTCGGCGTACAGCAGGACAGCGGTCTCCTCGGGACGGTGACCGCAGCGCTTGTACGCCTGCTGCGCGGCACGCAGGGCCATTTCGGGCGCGGGGATCTCTCCGGCCACCGCCGCACCGGCCAGTTCGTGCAACTCGACCTCGATGGCGGGGTAGTGCCCCTGCTCGACGGCCTCTTCGATGGCGACCGGGTCGGGCACGAAGGTGCCGAGCCCCTTGATGAATACGTCGGGCGTCCGCAAGGCCGCCTCGCCTCCTCGGGATGGGGTGGGGGTGGTGCGGGGGGGGTCGTGCCAATCAGTGCTGGTCAGTGCCGGTCAGTGCCGGTTCGGGAGTGTCTCCAGCGTGTGCACCAGCCGGTCGAGCAGCCGCTTCGCCTCGGTGCGGGAGAAGACGTCGGGCCGGTGGCCGAGCCGCAGGGTCAGCGTGCGGCCCGCCAGGGCGGCCAGGCGGAGCGGGTAGTGGGTGCCGTCCTCCACGTCGAAGGCGGCCAGGCGGAGCCCGTCGGCCCCCGTCGGCCCGCCCGCTTCCAAGGAGCGGTTGACGAACGTGATGGCGGTG from Streptomyces sp. DSM 40750 includes these protein-coding regions:
- a CDS encoding ketoacyl-ACP synthase III family protein; amino-acid sequence: MRTPDVFIKGLGTFVPDPVAIEEAVEQGHYPAIEVELHELAGAAVAGEIPAPEMALRAAQQAYKRCGHRPEETAVLLYADSWHQGPDGWQPQYYLQRHLVGDDVLSVEVRQGCNGMFAALQLAAGYLRGRPAAADGEPATTALLVASDNFGTPMMNRWSMGPGYVAGDAASAVLLTTEPSFAQLLAVGSVAVSAAEQMHRGAEPLFPPGPTVGRPLDFRARNAEFKQAALAEGTGTGALVKVHGMTLALVERTLAEAGIGMADVTRVAYMNYSREIVEQRCMAALGLPMEKSTWEFGRTVGHLGASDQIVSLDHLLLNGELGPGDHLLMLGVGPGVTLSSAVVRIRDTAPWRS
- a CDS encoding type I polyketide synthase; this encodes MSIRDESAAVAGAATSTSSMTPPEPIAVIGAGCRLAGDADSPGEFWDMLLSGRDGIGDMPQDRWHIYRDLGPEHSAVVRRADVPGGFIKDIEGFDSAFFGLTPREAELMDPQQRLLLEVVWEALEDAGIPPQSLAGGDTGVFVGIGSDDYGRRLLEDLPSIEAWTGIGSAMCAAANRISYALDLHGPSMAVDTACSASLVATHLACQSLRARESGVALVGGVNLIISPGLSATLESAGATAPDGRCKPFDASANGYGRGEGGAVLVLKRLADAQRDGDRVLAVVRGSHVSQDGRTNGIMAPSGAAQRRLLEETLRRTGVTAASVDYIEAHGTGTRLGDPLEAGALGAVYGKGRPPGEPVLIGSVKPNVGHLEAGAGVASLLKATLALAHGEIPPSLNHTRGNPAIDWDSGGLRVVTERTPWPDRGRPRRAGVSGFGYGGTIAHVILEQAPDPTVPAPTPRPVAGPRLFPLSGKSPAALRGYAGELARWLTDEGRETGLDSLGRTLALRRSHLDARAAIVARDREELAAGLRTIADGDESREAVVGSAPANPGKGLVWVFSGHGSQWAGMGRELLASEPVFASVIDELEPVFLEEIGFSPRQVLLDGDFETVDRVQTMIFAVQMGLAEVWRAYGVEPEAVIGHSVGEIAAAVTCGLLSRADGARLICRRSKLLRRVAGRGAMAMASVSVEEATERLAGRTDVVAAIAASPNSTVISGDIAGVEALVEAWQAEGLQVRRVASDVAFHSPQMDPLLDELAAAAADLRPGEPRIPMYSTAHPDPRTTPAADGAYWAANLRNTVRLAAATRAAAEDGHRAFLEISAHPVVAHSIGETLAEEGIEDAFVGSSLRRDRSEPDTLLAALAAAHTHGVGLDWTRLQPTGELVALPRVAWQRRPHWRETSFPGAGQGRGHDVDAHELLGQPVSVSGRSLRLWRTLLEDSNRPYPGSHTINGTEIVPAAVLLNTFLAASGGGPGNTGGPTSGCLREIALRLPLMMSERRELQVVQEDDGLQLSSRPTEADGSWLIHTTATTGPADGLSLGELPAPDGLVPADPGDIQRHLASVGVPSMGFDWTIEDLLRAEGTVHARVRPGRPERAPATWAPILDAALSIAPSAYPGPATLRMVAALAELRVEGAPPPAADVRVTHDAAADTVDVLIADPEGRVLAALTGVRYGAIGRESMVAVPPRDLVHEVVWRPLERAPEAGAATERAGRDVVLIGAVDHPLADALRERVTAEGRRFLAVKRPGDLEGPAAGLDAATDVLVLPPQPAPQDAVPDAAAANAWLLLETAQWLAAPATVRFPRLWVVTTGVREGRDRTGPAHSALWGLGRVVAGEHGELWGGIVDLPSDGADTVGELAGRLLDVVRAAPREDVVSLRADGAAEASRLVRTEREERHDAVACRSDGTYLITGGLGVLGLEVAHWLAERGARRLVLAGRRGLPPRADWDGATDQVTQRHIAGVRALEALGVSVRVVALDVADAAAAARLLTPDALGMPPIRGVVHAAGVLDNRMVPDVDEESLRAVMRPKAHGAWVLHDLFPVGSLDFFVLFSSCGQLLGLPGQAAYGSANAFLDALAHHRGDTTSFGWTSWRGQGMAVNEVVDLELRERGVSDISLSEAFAAWDHAARRGTGHFPVLRTIPLEAGAERLPLLRELGTAAPAAADAGQDGGDLFAGLSDDELRERLTEEIAGQIAGEMRLPVASLDVRRSLVEQGLDSVMTIVVRRRLEKRFGHKLPATLLWHQPTVVAIGEHVAELLSAE